The Panthera uncia isolate 11264 chromosome B3 unlocalized genomic scaffold, Puncia_PCG_1.0 HiC_scaffold_1, whole genome shotgun sequence genome segment CCATTGTTAAAGCCTCCCAGTCTGCAGTACGCTGTCctagcagcctgagcagacagCCCATGCTaggctttgggggaaaaaagtgaattcTGATGttacttcttcctctctgtctttcttggaGGATAGTATCTTGCAATCacagaaactaaaatatattttaaaaaatttagtccCCACCCcaaggaaagaatgaatataGGAATGTCCCCCCCCAAATGTCTCCCATCTATTAAATGTGTGAACTTCAACACGAGAGGAAGACTATAGATAGtcatggggagggggtggtaaaAAGTTAGACAGGTAAGGGTACCTAATAACTATTCCTTTGTCTCATTCTACTGCAAGTTTTTCAAGCACCTAAGAAACAGCCAGGATTAACTAACCACTCCAATTTGCACTCAAAGTAACCATTTTGGTGTGCCGAGGACGGTcctggttttagcactgaaaCCATGTCCCGGGGGACCCCTCCATCCCAGGCAAAACAGGATGGCTGGTCACCCTACTGACACTAGCCTTCCAGGCTGTGATGACCACGTTCTTACCACAAACTGCCCAGTCTATATTTGAATATGAGCCAGCTGGTTTTTGTTCTGTCTGCTACGCTTTGTAGTTTTGTGTTAACAGTATCAAGTTCTGATTTGGGTAAAGAGCCAGAACTTTCCATACATATTCTCCCCAGTGATTCCgtgcaaccattaaaaaaaaaaatcatgcatgtAAAACACATAGATGCTTTAATTAGAGCTTAAATAGAAACCACAAAAACACCTACTGGAAAACATTCATTCTCTTTAGGAACAatgtggaggttttttttttttttttttcttagatttttatttttatacattcttgTGACATTTCCCTTTGTAGGGAACAGGAGCTTAGAAAGATGAGCTTTGTAAGTGATTCCATTCTAAATATACATTTGAAACAAATGATATCAAAACAACCAGTGGGAAGgtgaaaaacattccattaatACTGTTTTGTCTATACAACAGCAAAAATTGGTTCTGTCCCAACCCACAAAGTTGATTTCTATGGTCTCCAGAGCGACTGGTTTTAAAGGACACAGAACTTTCAGGCGACCTTCACAGTGTGGAGGGCATGCCTGCTCCTGGTTGATCCAGAGACTGAGTAACCAAAGACAGCTCAGGAGTCCATATTGGTAAGTACTCTTGGCAGGATGCTTCTTGAAGACATGTGTTCTAacatggaaatataaattaagacctaagatattttccaaagagaGGTGGGTCATGATATTAATAATCTGTCCCTGTTAGCACTCATTCACAAGATCACAAGGCAAGAGAGGGACATTAAAGTAAGCCCACTCAGACTCACATAACAGACTCCCCATCCTCAGTCTGTGTCGCCATCAAAACAGTAGGCTGTCACCTTGACCAATAAATCACTTCTACAAATACCATTACCAATTACAGCTAACATAAAATCGCCCATCTTTGACTATATGAGAAACAAGAAGGCTTTGTTTGCCAAGCCATCACCTCTGTACCAGTCTGTGACAATTACTAGTTCATTTGGAAGATAACAAAGGTTTAAACTTGCAGTTCAACTTTTTCTATACCCCGATTCACAGTGTTTGTAAAATGGATCATCCTGAAAGCTTGGCTGCATTTCTCCTCCACTTATTAAGAAAATGCACTCTCCCTAAACTACCTGCTGTAGCCATTTCTAGGAGGTGAGGGCCACTGTGTGACATCCCGCCTCCCCCCACCGAGAGAAGACCCTCATGCCGTAACCACCACCCCCAACATCATAACCCACTAGAGGATGGCATTACCTCCAATCACTATTCCTCAGTGTCCTACTGGCAGTTCTAGGATTGTTACTGGAAATACAGTTTAAACAATGTTATGTGCAAGCAACTAGTTTGGATTAAAATAATACTGTGCTGCTGGAGAGGTAATTTCTGTGTGCTGCTACCTTTAAAGACGAAGCCTTAAAAGCAATACccttatgtaaaataaaacaaacctagTAAAGCACACTCACTCTTTCTAGTACCTTCAACTTCACGGTGTGTACCTGCACGTCAGCATCCCGTGGCCCGCGAGGGTAGGGCCTTTGCCTTCCTCCAGGGCCCCTCCTGGGTGCTGGGCAGCAGGAGAGGCACCCAGTCCCTCCCACAAAACATCTTATCCTATGTAACATTAGTATTCTCTTCCCTGGGCAAAACACCCCAGCTGTAATGATTTCTGTTGAAAATGCaaaaacgggggcgcctgggtggcttggtcggttaagtgtccgacttcggctcaggtcatgatctcacggtctgtgagttcgagccccacgtcgggctctgtgctgaccgctcagagcctggagcctgtttcagattctgtgtctccctctctctctgcccctcccctgttcatgctctgtctctctctgtctcaaaaataaataaacgttaaaaaaaaaaaaagaaaatgcaaaaacgtCCTCGAGGTTGGTTGTCATTTTGCATCACCCAGACTTCGGTCCCTTTAGCGGTGCGTTGCAAGGCCTTCTCTGGGAGGCACAGTCCACCCTGTGCTTCCAATGTCACGGCACAGGATCATCTGGCAAGCCAGGCTCTAGCTTGAGCATCATCAGCATTCTCTTTACTGTCTTCAGGGTCTGCCTCCCGCCAGtaaaattaaatgtgtagacaGGGCTAAGGGTTAAGGTATGGAGAAGCTTAACACTCTGGCGGGAGCTGGCTACTCCAGAACTTAGGTTGTAACAAACAAGAATACTTAGACTGTATGCTACTTAACAACCCAGTGCTGTGAGAAAGGAAATACAATAACGCATTCCCAACAGTCACTTTCCCTACACATAAGCCCAGGGTGGGCTTCTAAGAATTTACACGAACATAGCAAGCGTGTGGACTTGGAATATCAAATGGGCTGAAGCTATCCTCTccataaacaaaaatactatatattttttggagTTCTGCACATAGAAAGCAATTCATTCAAGTCTCAAAGTGAACTTAACTTTTTCCTAAATTTAGAaccatttaggttttttttttttcacttttatcttttATGGAAGCAATCTGCTTCTTTCCTaggatttctttttgaaaagacttGGAAAAGTGACAAATgtacacatttttccttttaaatgttagTTGATTATTTCATATTAGCACATGCAAATAAAATTTACtcttaaatatattactttaatCTTGTTATCATATAGGCATCTTACTATATTGTTACCGTTTAGGCATTTTCCCTATAGAGAGTTGATTATAACTTCAAACAGATGTGAGGCATTTCCGTGACCAGGAGCAAAATTGGTCGAAACTGTCTCAAGCAGTGGAGAGAAAACTCCAGAAAAAGGAACTTTTAagactaaaaagataaaaaaaatatttgtgtcaaAGTtccaactcaaaaataaaattcaaatgcctTCGAAGGCATGAATTCATTTGACACCTTTACAGATTATAAAGTAAAGTGACATCGCCTGGAGCGCTCTTtggagaaagtaagaaaagtgGGGAGGTCTTCGTAAAGACTGAGCCTCCCTCCTTCAAAGAAGTAAAGGCCTCTGTGTGTTACTGTGTTACCAGATAAGACAccactgaaaacaaaatatttgcttaTCAAAACCAGCGGCCCTCACTCTCCTCCTCCTGACTGTCTAGATAGAGGAGGGCAACTTTCTTTTCATCCGAAATCACCGACCTTTGGTCTACCATCCTCTGTAGCTGCACCGTCTTGTCAAACTCAGCCTGCGCCTTGCCCTTTTCCCCGGGGACCTGGTGTGCGTCCCCGGAAGAGCCCTGAAAGCTCACGctggccacccaggcattcccacTGCCCCCGTCTCTCCAGGCCCCACGATCAGGGGCACCACGAGCCGCCGCTTCCGTCCCTGCAGGGAAGAAGACCGTGGTGTCTTGCGTCCAGCGGGGGCTCGCCTCCACGTGACTCATGTCCATCTGAAAGGTAAAGGGAGAGTCTCTGGGGCCCCGTGCCACGTGCCTGAGCACCCCGCTGCCGTCTGCCAACTCGCCTAGCTCAGGGGAGCCCGCTGAACCGGCAGGTGCAAGCGATTTGGAAACGGGCTCGTGGAAGACAACCCGTTCAGAGGCTGTGGTCTCTGCGGGACCCAGACAAATGTGCCTAAAAGGCTCTGCTCATGCCCggtgtctcctctgcccctcgTGCATCTCCCACACTGGCCTCCTGAGGCCACTGGGAACTGGCACTTTGGAAGGTGCTGTTTCCGGTCATCAGGATCTTCCCACCCACAGCGGAACTACGTGCAGCCTGGCTCATGTCTGCCGAGCCCTCTCCATGGGCACTGCTTTCTGAGTGGCTGAATTCCCGGGGCAGGGGAACTATGTGCCCAGTGGTCTGATGCTGCTGAGCCCAGACCGTGACCTGCCTGACAGATGTGCCGTCCCCTGACCACTCTTCAATGCTCACGGAAGCTTCCCTGATACTCAACGCCCTTCTGTCTGGAAGGGGGGCTCTGAACTGGATCTGCTCCCCAAACCCCTCTCTGGGGCCCACCTGAAGGTCCTTTACAGAAGTCTGGGTACTGACTCTTCTGTTTGAAAATAATCGCCAACCTTCCCCGACCCAGAAATGGGGCCCTGAAAAGTAATTTCCCTTTTAGCATGAAACTGTTCGGAGCCAAACACACTGCGCCTCCCCGCTGTGTCCATATCTGTGGACAGCTCTATCGGGCCAGGCTCTTCTGTGCCCCCTGCCTCCCGAAAGGCAGGGACAGACCTTTGGAAGAAGACTTCCTGGAACACTTGACTTTGATCAGGACTCAGGGTGAAGTGCCTCACAGACCAGGTGGCTCCTGGCGAGCTCAGGGCCGGACTTAggtccccttccccacttacctCCACCACTTGTGCAGTGGGTCCTTCTCGTGAGACTTGCTCAGTCCTCCAAATCCCAGTGGGGTCTACTTTAACACGCCTGACAGACCGGCTTACGTCCTCTACCACGTGTGACTGGGCAAAGCCCCTCGGGCTGGTGACTTCTACCGTGGCTGACACCGGACCCGGGGAAGCGACCTGCTCCGTGCCCTGAGAGGCCCGGCTGGCATCGCCCTCCTCACCGCCGGGGCGGTACAgttcctgggtggcccagcgCTTGAAGCGAAAGCCGGCAGCCGGGGGCTCCTCTGCGGTCTCCCCGTCTGGGCTTCCAGGCGCCGGGCTGTGCCGCCTGGCCAAACTGTCTCGTACCACTGACTCCACGGTTTTCTCGATTTCACTGGCTTCGTCTTTGCTCAGCTCCTCCAGGTCTAACTGATCGGCATCCACGGTTCTCGAGAGGTTGACTTCGGCAACCAAGGTCACGGACCTACCCCCGGAGGTGTGGACTTTCTTTACGTCGACCGAAACGTTCTCGGGCCCGCCCTGACCCTCTCTGGTGAGAGCAGACAGCTCTTCCTTCATGCGCTCCGGAAGGCTCTCTTCTAGCTGCCCAATAACCTCCACCAGCTGGTGTCTGGGCTCCTTGAAGGATCCCTTAATGGACGTGTGGAACTCAGGTGGTATTTTAATCTCCTTCTCAATGACTGTGGGCTCAGCATGAAATTCACCACTTCTAGCTTGTTCCTTCCAGTGAGTATaacccacctcctcctccacagaAGGTTCTGAGATGTCCAACGGCTTCACCACCTTCTCCCCCAGCCCATCGTCCGTCTTTATTCTTCTCCGAGTCCCTGGCACGATTTCATCTTGCCAAGAGTACCTGATGGTGGACTCTTCTTCAATGTGGATCTGCCCATACACCGAGCCCTCGTCTCTGTCCTGCCCCGCAGGGTGCTCATCTGGGGTCGACACAAAATAACTCTGCTCTCCCTCTGAGTCACCCGCCTCCATTACTTCTTCGACGTGAGTTACATTCTCTTGGGGCCGCTTGGTCTTTTTATGCTGATTACCTGAGAACATGATGTCTGTTTCTCCATAACCTTCTTGCTCCTCAGCCAGCCCCTTGGAGCCCGGAGACACATCATCAACCTCCTCCACTTCGAAGGGGGTAGAAAACTCCTCCGCCTTCTCACCAGCAACATAGCTCACGGGCTCCTCAATGATCTCCACGTTGACCACCCttgccctcccctctcttcctttcagaCCAAGGTTGATTATGTCTCCTATCATCCGCTCAGCCGATTTTCCTTTCAGGTCCACCTCCTTAACATCCTTGCTCAGAAGATAGTCCAGGCCAGCCTCGTCTGAAATATCCACCTCTTCGGTCAGTTTCGACTCCACGACTATCTCAGTCTTTGTTTTCCTGTCGCCGGGAAGCTCCTTCCTGTCCATGTAAGTGACCTTCGTGTCCGGAAAAGAATTAGCAGATGTCTCTGTATCAGGAGACTGGGTAAACTGCTTCAGGATACTGGACACGATGTTTTCGGCTATGGTTTCGGTCGTGGAGTCACCCTTCGGGGAGCTGGTGGTGTCGCCGCGGTCCAGCCTGAACCTGGCCTCCTTCTTTTCCATGCCTCTGCCTGCACCGTCACGAGCATCCCCCTGGAGGGGAGTCTGCAAACCTTTTGGGGCCACCCCTGGTGTGCTATCCTGGGAGACTTCTAGACTGATCGGTACCTCTCTTTCTCGAACACTCTTCTCCTTCGCcgactccttccctctctccttttccctcatttgctggctttctctttttcttgcttctttatctAACTTTGTCAGCTCTTCCCACCTTAGATTCCTCTCCTCTGAAGCCTTCTCTTTGGAATCAAACACCTTCTCTTCCCACTTTGTTTGGATGGCACCTGGCctgtttctctcctgctctctcgtGACATTAGCCCCCGTCTTCTTTTCCACAAGGACGGTTCTCTCACTTGACCACGTGCTTTTGGAAGCACCTGTCAACACATTGTCCTGATAGGGCTTTTGGGCAAGGGTGGGCTCTTTGGCTACATTAGCAGAGGCGGCCTTTGTACCCGCGGTTCTCGGTCTTTCGGGGAATGTTTTCGCTGGAGCCTCAGTATCCCTTAAAAGACCGGGCACTGGAGAGAAAGTTCTGACGCTGGCTTGGCTGTTGGCAGGTTTTTCCTGAGAGTCAGCAGTTTTGCCGTCAGTTTTCTCCCACCGGGTAGTGGTTAGGGAAGAATATCCCGAGCCTAGGAAGCCACTGCCCGCAGCACCTGGGACGGCGGGCCGAGCTCCAGGCTTTGCCGACAGGTGAGAGCGCTGCGCCAGGCTGTGGCTGAAGCTGGCCAGAGGTGCTTTCCGCCTGGGAAACAGATTTCGTTCATTTTCCCTCTGCAGCACCGTGCTGGCATACTGATAGGATGTTTTTCTGAACTCTGCAGAAAACGACAGTCATCATTACCTCTCTCATCTTAAAGGCATCACTACAGGTCAAATCCCATCCCATCATCATAAATACAAACTATTATGGCAGAAAGGAATGAGCTATTTTCCACCCCCAAATCACTGATtttggtagtttaaaaaaaacccgTTACAATAAAATGTAGCGCTATGCATGCCATAGCACAACACTTTGCTCTCGTTGCTGATCTTCAAATATCATCCACCTTCACAAACATCAGCAAACGTGAGCTCACGCAGCTCGGCACGTGCATTCGAGAAGCTGGGTGCTAGTCTCTGTGGATTAAATTTCACAGTACCGTGATAGTTTGGAAACATGCATTGCTGCTTTGTTGACAGCCtgagtttattttacttatttccgTGGAGAAGAGAGCTTCATTATTACAAAGTACGAGATCACTCCACGCTAACTGGCAGTCTCTCTCCCCCATTTAATATGCTCTGATTTGTCACTGGTTTCCATGTTGGGCCAACAAGTATTGACGAGGTTAACTTTTTCTAAAGCTCCCTGGcttcttctatttttatacttctattttttttcttacaaactgTCCATTTGAAAGGGAGCCAGAGCAGGAAGCTGACCAGTCACCAACACTACAGTCTGTTTTAATGTCCTGATCCTGGGCTCCTTGCTTTGCTCCGGATGGTCCACAGAGGGTGCTTACCCTCGGGGATGTCCAAACTCCAGGTGGGTACCTGCTCTCAGGCATAGCAGCTGGTGGGTTAGAATGTGGTCAAGAGCACCGTCCACCCTGAGAGCGCCCCCTTGTGCCCACCACACCCCATCCGGCTGAGCCTAGCAAAGCCCACTCTCCACCCTTGATCTCCCTGTCACATCAGCCAAAGCCAAGGGCCTCTTTAGGACAGAGCTCAGGGTACAAGAGAAAGACCAGGCCAGGACATTTTCTCCAAGATTCCTCCTTTCAGGTCAATATACTGATCTTAAACAGAGaagccccaggggcgcctgggtggctcagtcggttaagcggccgacttcggctcaggtcacaatctcgcggtccgtgagttcgagccccgcgtcgggctctgtgctgacagctcagagcctggagcctgtttcggattctgtgtctccctctctctctgcccctcccctgttcatgctctgtctctctgtctcaaggataaataaacgttaaaaaaaataaataaataaaaaataaaaaaaaaaaacagagaagcccCAGAAGATGAATCCCTGGGAAACTGCAAGAACCATCTGATCTTTAATTAAGGTTCACCAAGAAATATGGAAGATGACAGACTGGTTTTAGGCTGTCAACCGAGTGTGGGCAAGTGGCCAGAATTATTCTATACAATATTACAAAAGAAACATAAGTGTATTCATAAGTATTGATAAATTCACTATCTAAGAACACATCCGTACATTTATTCAGTGAACAGTTAACTGCGTGTATATCACACAGGACACACAACTATCTGGAAACTCAAAGCCTATTAAAAGAGTTCACAACTGGTCCTCTTTATTCTAATGCTACTTTCTTTTAGCCTAATCCATAACTGCTAAAATAGATTTAGTTTGCAAATACTGTCTCTGTATCCTTTAACAAGCCAGATGAAACAATCAGTGAATGAAACAAGTTAACAGAGGCCCAGGGTAACCCTCCTGCTGAGTTCTCCCTAGGCTCCAAGAACT includes the following:
- the SYNM gene encoding LOW QUALITY PROTEIN: synemin (The sequence of the model RefSeq protein was modified relative to this genomic sequence to represent the inferred CDS: inserted 1 base in 1 codon; deleted 1 base in 1 codon), encoding MLSWRLHTGPEKAELQELNARLYDYVCRVRELERENLLLEEELRGRLGQEGLWAEGQARFAEEARGLRQQLDELSWATTLAEGERDALRRELWELQRLGEEERAARGRLDAELGAQRRELQEALGARAALEALLGRLQAERRGLEAAHERDVRELRERAARLTMSYRARAAGPAASPPRLREVHDSYALLVAESWRETVQLYEDEVRELEEALRRGQESRREAEEETRQCAQEAEALRREALELEQLRALLEEELLRLREAYELQAEERQRVITCLEDEKAALTLAMADRLRDYQELVQVKTGLSREVATYRALLEGESNPEILILTERIENVPQEFRKTSYQYASTVLQRENERNLFPRRKAPLASFSHSLAQRSHLSAKPGARPAVPGAAGSGFLGSGYSSLTTTRWEKTDGKTADSQEKPANSQASVRTFSPVPGLLRDTEAPAKTFPERPRTAGTKAASANVAKEPTLAQKPYQDNVLTGASKSTWSSERTVLVEKKTGANVTREQERNRPGAIQTKWEEKVFDSKEKASEERNLRWEELTKLDKEARKRESQQMREKERGKESAKEKSVREREVPISLEVSQDSTPGVAPKGLQTPLQGDARDGAGRGMEKKEARFRLDRGDTTSSPKGDSTTETIAENIVSSILKQFTQSPDTETSANSFPDTKVTYMDRKELPGDRKTKTEIVVESKLTEEVDISDEAGLDYLLSKDVKEVDLKGKSAERMIGDIINLGLKGREGRARVVNVEIIEEPVSYVAGEKAEEFSTPFEVEEVDDVSPGSKGLAEEQEGYGETDIMFSGNQHKKTKRPQENVTHVEEVMEAGDSEGEQSYFVSTPDEHPAGQDRDEGSVYGQIHIEEESTIRYSWQDEIVPGTRRRIKTDDGLGEKVVKPLDISEPSVEEEVGYTHWKEQARSGEFHAEPTVIEKEIKIPPEFHTSIKGSFKEPRHQLVEVIGQLEESLPERMKEELSALTREGQGGPENVSVDVKKVHTSGGRSVTLVAEVNLSRTVDADQLDLEELSKDEASEIEKTVESVVRDSLARRHSPAPGSPDGETAEEPPAAGFRFKRWATQELYRPGGEEGDASRASQGTEQVASPGPVSATVEVTSPRGFAQSHVVEDVSRSVRRVKVDPTGIWRTEQVSREGPTAQVVEVSGEGDLSPALSSPGATWSVRHFTLSPDQSQVFQEVFFQRSVPAFREAGGTEEPGPIELSTDMDTAGRRSVFGSEQFHAKREITFQGPISGSGKVGDYFQTEESXTQTSVKDLQVGPREGFGEQIQFRAPLPDRRALSIREASVSIEEWSGDGTSVRQVTVWAQQHQTTGHIVPLPREFSHSESSAHGEGSADMSQAARSSAVGGKILMTGNSTFQSASSQWPQEASVGDARGAEETPGMSRAFRHICLGPAETTASERVVFHEPVSKSLAPAGSAGSPELGELADGSGVLRHVARGPRDSPFTFQMDMSHVEASPRWTQDTTVFFPAGTEAAARGAPDRGAWRDGGSGNAWVASVSFQGSSGDAHQVPGEKGKAQAEFDKTVQLQRMVDQRSVISDEKKVALLYLDSQEEESEGRWF